aagaagagctgagaaatttaaaaaaattacggGAAGaaatgatttccgtgatgcacatgtttctactttaggttttgataagtctaaagttacttgttttcgttgcagggaaaaaggacacttcaagagggagtgcacaaaccgcgaagaaagtggagctcaaaatccattcaacaacaatgactactaccgaaaagcgatttatcatcaagttgctcaacaatcacatcaacaagaaccacaagtggcacaTGGCAAAAAAGCAATCGAGGAATcttcaaagagagcgtgtttggtgaatcaagatgataaaaaatcatcaaaaggattcagttgggacaaatatgttTCAGCCGATGGTAAAGTGTgtctgatagatcaagatgatgaaaagttaccagaaggttttagctagGAAAATTTCAGTTGGGATGACTATAATCCTAACAAAACTTTAGatcacaaagcttttgttgctagaGTTGCTGAagatagtgataatgatgatgattattatgcaagaaGAATGGAAGAGCATTTAAAGTTGATGGAGGAgagtgacagtgatgatgaaaaagctaaaaagaaaaagaagaaaactaaaaaaccagtcagtagtgatgatgaagaagttccaGTGATAAAGAGAAAGGTTAAAGAAGTTCTAGTTTTCAAAGTtgatgcagaagctgatgcacaaaAGAGTCCAGTGACATGTGAAAATTATGAAGCAGTGAAGAAgcaaaacagtactttgattcacaacttgaacagactgaaagaatcatataatgttctaaacaaagccatgaatatgtacaatgaaacaagcagtgaacaagcaacagcaatgaaaacacttcaaggagctttcatgacaaagcagagaGTTGtcaacaattacattgagaaatgtgttgttttggaacaaaaactggaaaaccaaagaattgaaacagaaagcgTAAATAggttgttgaaaagttactcatgtacttcttatatcattgacaggatttatccaacagttgaaggcatgaaggcatttgaagaagaaacatctGAAGAAAAGACTTCTGAAAAGAAAAAGGATACTAAAGTGAAGATAtgtggtaagaaacaaagtgtcagttacaacaagtgtccacccccgcttgaaaatggatattcgccacgaaatccaaattcagaaagagtcgaaaaggcaaccaacttacagtgggagtctgagtcTTCAGAAAATTTGCCAGACAACAtcgatgtcacgttcacatcgtctgacactgatcatgagtctgaattaataaAGAAAgaggtcgatcaagtgttggataatGATGAAACTGAgaagtcaaagtcggagtcaaaaccagagtcaaagtctgaatctgatacgtcaagttcaaaagtcaaacagggcaaaagaatttacaataaagaattcttgttatcaaaatctaatttgaatgatgaaacgttcaaagtggcatatactttgaatgattctgacaaattatattctgatgaagaatttccaataagaggtgtcaaatccgaaatgatcaaaaaggttttcaaactaacagaaatcaatatttctgaaataaaagatgtaaatctttctgaaaaacctaaaaaatacacctcaagagttaaacaaagagaaaaccagaaaaagggttacagttctggttcaggttatcaaaagaaaccaaaccataacggtaatttcaaaaagaaaggtcttggttttattccactagaaaatcataaaaatgagaaaaattttaaaataaacacaaatatttgtttcaggagcaagctcGGAAGAAGAGGAGAAAAGTTCATTCTGGAAGCAGAcaaacagagaattccttgcgaagaagcaagatgaaatgaagaatgAAGCTGTTCAACAGAAAGAGACAAGaacttgttttcaatgcaaaacagttggtcatattgccaagAATTGTTCAAAGGCAattcaatcaaaacagggagtgtctcttaaaatgaaagaaaagatgattgaaaatgaaccaccaactaaaccgtttatagttttcaaaaactcaaaatttgaggttggtgagtgttcaaaaaggttttacaagagGAGAGCTAATCTTgacaatcaaaaatgggttgttaagaaatttgatgatagttctagcgatgattctggttcatcaaaatcagaggagctatcttcgggcgatgagTCTGATTCCATAAAGTCAGAGGAGCCATAGGTTGAATcgaaagatgaaaaatcagttcctctaatggatgatgcaaattttccaccattgagggctgaaaattttaaacaaaaagttggcaaagttgagatttcaaatcaattcttttctgaaacgaaagaatttgatattgaaaaagcctttaaccccaaagtgaaacatattttttgaaaaatgattgatgggaaggtcaaaggggtaaaggaatattatgagaagaagatgaaaggaaagaaaccgagtgttggtaactcggaatctcccaaggtctgtcaggcttgggaggatctctttaactgaaaaacctgacttgccggaactcccaggttggtaattggggaataggaatcggcatcttttttgagaaattcacaggttggtaactatGATATTTCGATCTttcaagtggtaaatcagggacattaagttatacttgattttctacaagtgattgTGTTGATGAAACCTAAAATTGTTAAAATTGTTCCAAGTGGTTGAAAGAGCAATGTGATGAATTTAccccaacctacaagtggtaaaattaacaaaacttattttacggaaaaaccattttgattaaaacaaacttaagtgttttgaaatcataatgggaaaatagtttgttgtaagggggggggggggggttctgattgtttatgcctagtggatggagaattgaagcaattcacatcaagctgtcattttacttgtacagtttattttcaagttttctttaaagtttttgaattttaggggaagtaagaaattttgaaaaatccaaaaacattagaaaatctgaaaaagccaaaaacatcgaaaaatgaaagagtttttgttgtaaaaagaggaaatgatagtacatcagtggactatcacagcatgctaatgatttgaaaaataaaaaatgtaataaacaatctcactacggatatgccaataggtttttatacatttagtagattgttttcgggatataaacataaaataaaacttacttttatcgtggggaacatctctcggatatatgggtaacccccgaaatcttgattgaaagattttctatttctgacatactaggtctttgtgcgtggtgatatctggggtattataccagaaCTTCTGATTTTGCGAGAGCAATAGCCCAGTAgtcgtataatgctttgcataagctttaatcttaaagtcagccctcagtacaaaaaatgatgaaacattgaaaatgctaatcatgtgttgttgaagaaaagatccccaaacggaacacacctaaagacgagccgtcatctctctgcacgagcagaagttctgacctgagctctcacggtttcacatttacccgtttacagatatcattagtgtacattcacctgtaagactgaatatagaggtctggatacgggagtatattctgaggtgggacacgcgaataagtttaagtcattaaaacattaatctcgtatctcgaaacagttgaactttgtgtgaaaatttaagtggacaagtatactgacaatctaagtgaattgtttagaacttaaaatgttataaagcttaacggtgtcagtgatttgtctcaaaaaccgatatgatcctcttacacaaactcacaaaaagattatttgtaaatatttctttactgcatttcattaaaataaaaaattcaaaaagattttagtgtgttttagcataaaattttgaaaaatccaaaaagattttcaacaactgatgttgaagagctgattttcaaaatttcaagtgctagacatgatgaacattttgtgagggggagtttgtgtgtGTTTGCCTACAAGTGGTGATCAGAAgcttttaaatgttaaatcattctatttttacaagtggttcatcagtgaTTAAATTTGTTAAATCATATTCTGATTTGTCTTCTACAAGTGGTAAACAGAAATCATAAATGtgccaaattttaaatttgtgaaatttattgtgaggtagagattgtgcaggtatgaAATTTGAGAAGAGCCAGGTTCCGACTCCTGAGGATTCTGTGTTTAgagagagccaggtttcgattcctgaaCAAAGCGTATGCCAGGTCACGATCATGATACTGAAAGAGCCAAGTGACGATCCTAGAGCTCAAGTTCATGCAagttgatgatgctgatgaatttaaggaatcaagagatctgatcaagtgAATGTAAGAGCCAGCTACAGATCTTGGGATGATAGAGTGAAGACAAAGccaggttgagattctggaaatgaagagaagagagagattgaggatgctttacattgtTAGATACTTCAAAAGAgttcgagaagactgataaagactgaagattgaagactcgacatactgaagacttcgtcaacatccagggggagtctgttggtgcatacgtctgtcgacttcgtcttgtatcgagtcttgtatgtatttagatagatcagggcacgtagtacgagaaaactGTCAAATATGGGTATGgatgtaatttcgcacgaaataaccactggtgatttcgcacgaaataaccattggtgatttcgcacgaaatcactagGTGATCTCGCACGAAATCTGATTTCGTGTGGAATCTGATTTCGCATGAGTTGATTCCGTGCGAAATCacatgcctataaatacccaaggtgtcttgtcatttgtaactttccggcttgagtaccgaactgctgccgaagtgtcatctcgctgtaaaactttgtcaaatcaatccaaagacagtttaaagtgtatttccAGCTGAATTACCTCAATACGTTTGTTTCCACCTCTCGTATTGAGTGAAaaatcttctgatcgactcgtttgggtctgaaaacgatcctacaagctggtttcgatatagtgataggcatggattagTTATCTCACAACCAAGCCTAGATAGTTTgtgacaagaaacaagtggttatcaagactccgtatggtgagccacttaccatacaaggagatactcagtatgggtgatcggagtgtcgcgctccggtcaaagataagatttagaagcccaaattacccttaacaatgtgttagtggtagtaaggggtcgaaccacgaagagtatgtggtttgtgtgtggattcgaatgaattaaaacaattgtcacaacttatgaagcttgctaaagtatTTTTGTATTTTCGTTTAATGGAGAGATATGATTTTTAACTAAATGAATTGATGCGAATgattaacaactactaattaacaattgcaagaaaaatggttactagaacaataatgataaaaaggaatcacacccggtttcggtaattgttaacctaggatttctacaagttttagtttcaactcaaatgcattcgattaacggatttagtgtaccgtgacttaggtgctactagctatcgacgtcccgaagaacggacaaaaagacactttgtaatcaacacaagtaaatcctaacaacgacaacgtacaattacatatcaccgtttcgcaaagtcataacttttaacatcgttcgacaatttacgaattcgtaacaaatgtaatactattgtcaaaagtttcaaaaaccaaatacaaattgtcactaagatgaaacacgaacaaattgaaaccctaaaattaacaactacctacaccagggtgaaaccgagatgattagccgctcatggttgatgcaacttgatcaccgaatgtttggaatgcggatggagtcatcttgaagcttgtagGATGAAGGAATGgtggagaattagggtttatggAATGATTGATGATGGTGAAGTGGTGAATGGATGAAGAACCAGGGTTATGGAGGTGAATTGGGGAAGATGAAGAATCAAGATGGTGATTCGGATGTTGTGATGATTCTTGATGATAGAGATGGAATGGTAGGTGATGGTTTTGTGATTGTGGCTCCCAACACAAGATTCAAACCTTCCAAGGAGTGTAACTCCCGAGTTGAATGCCCCAAGACCAATTAGAATCGTTCCTATATCAAAGATACCCAATTTTTCGCGTTTCAGGAAACcacaacccgtcgccgacggcctgggacccgtcggcgacggcctccccatTTGCTGAAATCACCCGACGGCTTGTTTGGCTGTTTACGGGCATTTTTTCACGACGGAACTTTCTAGAGCCCATCGGCGATGGCCTAGAGCCCGTCcccgacgccctctagtttttacTGTTTCGTCCgaaactgttttcttcataacttcttcgttatagctccgttttactcaccgttttcgcccacgtactcgtaattcagccctctatcatgccatcttccaatgtattcattttaaatccattaacattcccaaaacacatccaatcttcgtgattaaccgggttttgttcatttcacatccccggttgatccgATTCACGTCCCGGTGCTCCATTTAGCTCCCcattagctccttaaactcttttagacctgtaaaacacaaatcccattaaaagtaggctattcaagattaaaagctatgtaaaaacatcaacttaagcacaaacgataacaagttttcgaccacgtatcacatccctacacttgtcttttgcttgccctcaagcaaatctgtttttttcactttcacgtgggttgaacaacgaatacactccccattcccgagacgaaggttaaggtcaattgtcatactaaagttcaaactgtttacaattttcaacatatttaacgGTGAAGTGACTAATCACAAaaaaaatggttatccaagattaacccgcccataaaactaacaagtcatgcacatccctcacaatgttctctccactcggcttataaCTTGGCTAatgtgtataatgtattagcacttcaatcaattaatcgctcaaaaccgattagaacacgtacccgcataggcttgcgactcaatcattctccaccaccgagcACGAATATcaagcacaagtcataaggtctttgaACGGGTTGTAAcagggctaggctaagggtaggaaataggatattttaaagtggctaaggtgatgcaaattcgatttttattacaaaacaactAATCTACGCACAACTAACTACCAATATCAAACTAGAAGGCAACAAGCTTTCGCCTTTTATTTCTCAACTAAGAACacatatttttgttcttttctcaacaattttctcgtctttttcataacattttctgatttttctccTTTTTTTAtatgcaaacaaacaaacaactatacaaacttgactcctataatcgaatttccatcacacgggttaaaaacaaaaaggtttaaggttatgggctaaagggtggtcaaacgaaagggttaggctcaaaattggctactaagggatattttttttttttggtaaggatatataaatggtgtaaacggaaaaggtttacctaatgccttaatcattctcgtgcttgtattcggtctatggtctcaaacgtatcaaaagtcgcaagttctacaatacgtggctaatggtccactcaaacaaagaaacatgtatatgtaaatctatgatataaaagtggctcaaaacctcacgtataagggtatggtatgtgatatgcataaaatGCTAGTTctttaggcgaattattcccaaataaccacccgctaaatacccgtcatgctattaatttgagcttgaccatgacaaaagaccaaatgggttgtgccatcccctgttaacttagttacttgtgcttttaagatcgcttttgaaacaagaaatttttgaaaattttttgaaattttcccccatccccacacttgaggtaaacattgtcctcaatgtgtagtgtttaaatgaacgggtcaaaatcgaaaacttttactactcccccatccccacacttgaggtaaacattgtcctcaatgtgtaagaactagagttttaaaaatgcacaagggatgtgacacggctaaccttcccaaaatttcaccccggaaaaataaaatacaaaatacaatccCTTGTTACTAAACTAAGAATCAAGGTAAAAAGGAaacgcatgcacctgatttttgtcgCTTGATGCCCatgtcttcttcttctcttcataaAACGGTTGTTCCGcgaacataatgtacctacaaattttaacccttgtgtagaagcatgcttctcacaaccattgaaatttgttagctacttagttctaccatttttatgAAAGTGTTACCAAATCATGCGTTAAATTACCTTGATTTTTGTGGAAAAAAATGTACAACAATAACAGCCCTAACTCattttcgtaggaatcacggttgcatttagcgtatgcaacaagcccttttaaacctcccaatagcttgggaggacgagtaggtctcgtgagggttatatagggaacacacccacaacgttcatttaactactaaaacgaaaaaacaaaattatacaacaacaacaatactaacTAAACTACGGATAACAACTAAAACGAAATGCGaaataaaatatacaacaacaattgACTTACCACCTCATGGTGGTCGAATGGCATGCTTGCTGCCTACAAACTCCTCAAAATCAACCACCGGTGATTCATACCATTTGTTGCCAAACGGTCCAAATTTCCTCACCTcatcttccttcttcttttctagAGGTGACTTTTTCGCCTTCTTTTTCTTGACTGTTTTCTTCCTTGCTTCTTCAAACCTACCAACCATAGCACACACCTTTTTGTTTGGATTCATGTTCTTTTTAGGACACTTATCCTCACCGAGCGGGTTAGTGAAATTTGGaaaaacatttaaatttaatTCCCGGTCCCCAAACTTCATGCTTACCATTCCCGTTGCACAATTTATTATGGCATTAGCAGTTGCCAAGAACGATCTACCCAAGATAACTACCGGTTGGGTATCCTCAACACACCCAACATAGTCTACTACCAAAAAGTCAACTGGGTAGTACCAATCATCCACCTTAACAATCACATCCTCCACCATCCCCCTTGGATGCGTGGGAGTCTGATCGGCCAATACCACGGGAGTATCAAAATTTTTtaatggaccaaaatcgtattggtcatacaaactccCGGGTAAAATGCTCACACAAGCTCCAAGATCGAGGAGCGCCCTCTCAATTTTGAAGGTTCCAATTTGAATTGGAATAAGAGGATCTCCCGGATCTTGAGCTTTTTGAGGAATGGCACTCGATAGAACGGCACTAACATGTGATATCAAATCAACCGGTTCGGGTAATTTGTTGTGCCGTTTTTCGATGCTTAACTCCTTTAAGCATTCCACATGAGCCGGAACCTTTTTAATGTCATCGAGTAACGGTAAATTAATTTTTGCTTGTTTAAAATTTTCCCACCACTCATCCTTCGGTGGGTACCGTTCCTCAACTTTTGATGCATTAATCGGTTTAATttgatttaaacaattttcacaaaaagaatttttattcattttttcaattttaatttgtGAAATCGTTTCTTGTTCATTTTTACTTTCCAACTCATCTGTTGTATTTCCCACTACACCATCAACGCATTGTGGTGGAATGCTTTCAACACCACTACAAACCTCATCATTTGAAAGAAGACTTACCGCGCTAATGTGCACATTCCTCACATTGCCCGTGCTTGAActttgatgcttagggttcaccgtggTGTCACTTGGGAGCTTTCCCATGCTCCCCCTCATTTGTGCCATTTCCTCCGCAAGTTGGCCCACTTGTTTTGCTAATGCTTCATGCGATTTGTCCCAAATTTCATTCTCTTTCTTGGACTCTTGCACCATCGAAAGCATTGCATCCATCTTTGCATTCAAATCACCACCACCTCCTTGATTATTCGTCAACCCGTGACCATCTTGGTTGTAACCTCTTTGGCGAGTTTGGTGCGAATACCCGCCTTGATTTCCAGATTGGAAATTCGGATTCATTTGGTTAGAGGCATTACCATACCTAAAGTTAGgatggttcctcaacccggggtggtaagtgttagagTTCATATCATATTGCCTTCGGTCCCCATACACTTGATTCACCTCCACGGTGGCTTGACAATTCTCGGTCCGGTGACCGATGTCACCACATTCTTCACATACGCTATATTGTACCGCACccacttccttcttcttcatgcggGCCAATTCCCGCTCCAACGTATCAATCCGATCCTTAGAACTTGCATCACGATCGGGCCATGACCTTGATGTAGGTTGCTTTTTGGCTCGGTCGGccgattccttttcctttgaCCGTTTGCTCATCcgctccaaaaactcccaatcatcatcttcatggtTGCTTAGAAGGGTCCCATTGCTCGTTGATTCAAGTCGGTTCCATGTGTTGTCGTCCAAACCCCGTACAAAGCATTTGACCAATTCCCACTTTTCTATTTGATGATGTGGGCACTTTCGCATCAACTCCCTTAATCTTGTGAAGGCTTCATGCAACGGTTCACCCGAAAATTGGCgaaaagacctaatttcatcacGAGCATCGTCGGTCTTTGCCATTGAATAATACTCATCCAGAAAAGCTTGTTGCATTTCTCCCCATGTGCGAATGCTATTGGCCGGAAGTGTATGGAACCATTCCTTCGCTTTGTCTTTCAATGAAAATTGGAACAAGCGAAGTTTGACCTCCTCTAGTGCGAAGTTATGCCCCCCAATAGTGTTGCAAATGGAAGAAAACTCCGCCAAATGTGTGTACGGTTCGTCGTTAGACCTTCCATTAaaatgaggaagtatgttgatgtaatgtggtttacaatcaaacatcctcctctCACAAACGATTGGTGAATCATTTTCGGTGACCACCGGCCTAAAACGATCATTCACTCCCcatggaggttgttgacgacgataGGGACCGTTAACTTCTTGATCATCCATTCTCCGGTTATCCCTTCTATCATCTCTTTGATCATTTCTACTTTCATCTCGTCTCTCATCCCTTCTCTCACCCCTTCCAACATCTCTTCTATCGTCTCTCCGATTTCCACCTCGATTACCCCCTTGATGaccacctcccacgaaacgaggaatccggttagggttagcattgttgttgttgtaaaacccatcattctGGTTCCGTTGGTGGTTGTTTCGTGGTTGGCGGTTATTTTCGTAACCGTCATTCCTTCTATTTCCGTAACCATAATCATCCTCCCCAACGTAATTGGCATTTTGATTGCCAAACTCTTCATCTTCGTACTCTCTTGCATTGTAGACATTACCCCTATTAATGTATCCCCAATCTTCATCGTCATCCACTCGATCATCAAAGTAACCCCCATCATCCGAATTTTCTgtatgaatgcttacatgttccggggattgataaccgggaacactataaggttcatcatcggggattgcatttctcaagtcgtcgatgttgaaaaatgggtcttcattcgcgggattgccgcgatcacgatTACCTCTACGATCGGAATTGAAATTCCGATCATTAAGGTTGATGGGTAACGACGCTTGTCGATGAAGggtttgttgttggggtgttcgttgggtgttattgggattttggtttcggaaaggtggagtgggtggtctagcgttggtgttaccacccggttgttcttgaggtataggttgaacATTTTGGGTGGGATGAAAGTttcctcgggattggaattgattttGATTGAGGTTTTGGTTTGAATTGAAGTTTTGATTGGAATTGtggttcgccattgaatcggtttcaatggtcggtgtgaatggtggtgtttggttggtttgattagaagcaagagttgcttctaaccggcttgctaggttccttcttgcgaatctttcaatttccggttcgtagactaaaggtgaagtcctcccggagttccgcgtatgcatgcactacctgtaacctgcacaagtaacacaccccgcgtaacaaggaaaaagacaagtacaaaaagaaagctacacactttaaacagttaatcacgcaaattcaaacaatatccaacacaaagcgcacgcactccccgacaacggcgccaaaatttgatcggagtgtcgcgctccggtcaaagataagatttagaagcccaaattacccttaacaatgtgttagtggtagtaaggggtcgaaccacaaagagtatgtggtttgtgtgtgtattcgaatgaattaaaacaattgtcacaacttatgaagcttgctaaagtatTTTTGTATTTTCGTTTAATGGAGAGATATGATTTTTAACTAAATGAATTGATGCGAATgattaacaactactaattaacaattgcaagaaaaatggttactagaacaataatgataaaaaggaatcacacccggtttcggtaattgttaacctaggatttctacaagttttagtttcaactcaaatgcattcgattaacggatttagtgtaccgtgacttaggtgctactagctatcgacgtcccgaagaacggacaaaaagacactttgtaatcaacacaagtaaatcctaacaacgacaacgtacaattacatatcaccatttcgcaaagtcataacttttaacatcgttcgacaatttacgaattcgtaacaaatgtaatactattgtcaaaagtttcaaaaaccaaatacaaattgtcactaagatgaaacaagaacaaattgaaaccctaaaattaacaactacctacaccggggtgaaaccgagatgattaaccgctcatggttgatgcaacttgatcaccgaatgtttggaatgcggatggagtcatcttgaagcttgtagGATGAAGGAATGgtggagaattagggtttatggAATGATTGATGATGGTGAAGTGGTGAatggatgaagaactagggttaTGGAGGTGAATTGGGGAAGATGAAGAATCAAGATGGTGATTCGGATGTTGTGATGATTCTTGATGATAGAGATGGAATGGTAGG
The sequence above is drawn from the Helianthus annuus cultivar XRQ/B chromosome 12, HanXRQr2.0-SUNRISE, whole genome shotgun sequence genome and encodes:
- the LOC110892936 gene encoding uncharacterized protein LOC110892936, whose product is MLEGVREGMRDEMKVEMIKEMIEGITGEWMIKKLTVPIVVNNLHGESNDEPYTHLAEFSSICNTIGGHNFALEEVKLRLFQFSLKDKAKEWFHTLPANSIRTWGEMQQAFLDEYYSMAKTDDARDEIRSFRQFSGEPLHEAFTRLRELMRKCPHHQIEKWELVKCFVRGLDDNTWNRLESTSNGTLLSNHEDDDWEFLERMSKRSKEKESADRAKKQPTSRSWPDRDASSKDRIDTLERELARMKKKEVGAVQYSVCEECGDIGHRTENCQATVEVNQVYGDRRQYDMNSNTYHPGLRNHPNFRYGNASNQMNPNFQSGNQGGYSHQTRQRGYNQDGHGLTNNQGGGGDLNAKMDAMLSMVQESKKENEIWDKSHEALAKQVGQLAEEMAQMRGSMGKLPSDTTVNPKHQSSSTGNVRNVHISAVSLLSNDEVCSGVESIPPQCVDGVVGNTTDELEIEERYPPKDEWWENFKQAKINLPLLDDIKKVPAHVECLKELSIEKRHNKLPEPVDLISHVSAVLSSAIPQKAQDPGDPLIPIQIGTFKIERALLDLGACVSILPGSLYDQYDFGPLKNFDTPVVLADQTPTHPRGMVEDVIVKVDDWYYPVDFLVVDYVGCVEDTQPVVILGRSFLATANAIINCATGMVSMKFGDRELNLNVFPNFTNPLGEDKCPKKNMNPNKKVCAMVGRFEEARKKTVKKKKAKKSPLEKKKEDEVRKFGPFGNKWYESPVVDFEEFVGSKHAIRPP